A genome region from Branchiostoma floridae strain S238N-H82 unplaced genomic scaffold, Bfl_VNyyK Sc7u5tJ_1562, whole genome shotgun sequence includes the following:
- the LOC118408254 gene encoding zinc finger protein 572-like, with amino-acid sequence MSLRRSARARQPSLRPDYVNPDDIFGGQADVTRKAKINKSYHDDFSNNDPTPYNSLVVSTTDSKAENSGPSPLNYALRLNDKPIAEEGHQSWIEERKEYDHSTILNKETFNGDTTDLCDANISRHSKSKMAKRKACTQKEKRTAFLKAVLNHNQRRVNKNSLKDSNVDTDSIPINLSSKMHEAEGSTAEVLPKSDSVCSNRETTAQKGYVINNGIFDVETEGEHDNFSSGNEDEGSDKTISSNGVNSIDKGAENEESTLDVILDCESDDNEEDNYYPCNDSKIDNNSSLSDFIPFDPEITNEGAISYCDNQIPALTSKLPRILKCPYCQYLAMKSSHLKRHVRKHTGERPFKCPHCKYSAMRKEHLLRHFGFKHKELLRVSCRECRYRTTDEESLNVHLKLSHPEIYNQVYKCRQCEFESPRKSQYVEHTKVHRVWECPICKYSTQDWMTYRQHKRSHTEERPYTCPMCTYTAKLKVDLERHIRAHTGERPFTCPQCSYRGARKDSLIRHMRTHTGDKPYKCPLCDFASAQQGHLVTHIRTHTGERPFTCPCCDYACCDRSSLVKHVRIHTGERPYKCPHCPFAAIRNQDLKDHINIHTGERPYKCTQCLYAAADRSTLRTHTKKHDRKARFACKQCEFSCACKATLVKHLKKHKVTRPFKCSECDYTTSNKACLKRHQKQHDVDTLSCKMCDLEFNKQQELITHIATHIKEDPERPPPQHGGIKTDPDAQDDLENQLSFQDVSDTGLEDVGLPVVKQDKDVPRISRQVKKE; translated from the exons ATGTCGTTGAGACGGAGTGCCCGTGCCCGCCAGCCCAGTCTCCGACCCGACTACGTCAACCCAGACGACATCTTTGGGGGTCAAGCGGATGTCACAAGGAAG GCTAAAATCAACAAGAGCTACCATGATGACTTCTCGAACAATGACCCAACACCCTACAACAGCCTGGTTGTGTCAACCACTGACAGCAAGGCCGAAAACAGCGGCCCAAGTCCTCTCAACTACGCCTTGCGTCTTAACGACAAACCTATAGCTGAAGAAGGCCATCAGTCATGGattgaagaaagaaaggaatacGATCATTCCACCATTTTGAATAAGGAAACTTTTAATGGGGATACAACAGATCTTTGTGacgcaaacatttcaagacatAGCAAGTCTAAGATGGCAAAAAGAAAGGCGTGCACCCAAAAAGAAAAGAGGACAGCTTTTTTGAAGGCAGTTCTAAATCACAACCAAAGGAGAGTGAATAAGAATTCTTTGAAAGACTCTAATGTTGACACTGACTCCATTCCAATCAACCTGAGTTCCAAGATGCATGAAGCAGAAGGCTCCACCGccgaggtgttgccaaaaagtgATAGTGTATGTTCTAATagggaaacaacagcacaaaaGGGATATGTCATAAACAATGGTATTTTTGATGTTGAAACAGAGGGTGAACATGACAACTTTTCATCAGGAAACGAAGATGAAGGAAGTGACAAAACAATTTCTAGCAACGGTGTTAATAGTATAGACAAAGGAGCAGAAAATGAAGAATCAACCCTCGATGTCATTCTCGATTGTGAGAGTGATGACAATGAAGAAGACAACTACTATCCGTGCAATGACAGCAAAATAGACAATAACTCTTCCCTATCTGACTTCATTCCTTTCGACCCTGAAATTACTAATGAAGGTGCAATATCATACTGTGACAATCAAATTCCTGCGCTCACTTCCAAGCTGCCACGGATCCTAAAATGCCCGTACTGCCAGTATCTGGCAATGAAGTCTTCCCACCTGAAAAGGCACGTACGAAAACACACGGGGGAGCGACCGTTCAAGTGTCCTCACTGTAAATACTCTGCTATGCGTAAGGAGCACCTCCTTCGCCACTTCGGCTTCAAGCACAAGGAACTGTTACGAGTTTCGTGCCGGGAGTGCCGCTACCGAACCACCGACGAAGAAAGTCTGAACGTTCACCTGAAGCTTTCCCACCCAGAAATCTACAACCAGGTCTACAAGTGTCGGCAGTGCGAGTTTGAGTCGCCGCGAAAGTCTCAGTACGTGGAACACACCAAGGTTCACCGTGTGTGGGAGTGTCCGATCTGTAAGTACAGCACGCAGGATTGGATGACGTACAGACAACACAAGCGCTCGCACACAGAGGAGAGGCCATACACGTGTCCGATGTGTACATACACCGCAAAACTGAAG GTGGATCTTGAGCGACATATCCGTGCTCACACCGGCGAGCGTCCCTTCACCTGTCCGCAGTGCAGCTACCGTGGAGCTCGGAAGGACAGCCTGATCCGACACATGCGTACACACACCGGAGATAAACCGTACAAGTGTCCGCTGTGTGACTTTGCCTCTGCACAACAG GGCCATCTGGTGACCCATATCCGGACCCACACCGGGGAGCGCCCCTTCACGTGCCCGTGCTGCGACTACGCCTGCTGTGACCGGTCCAGTCTAGTGAAGCACGTCCGGATCCACACCGGAGAACGACCCTACAAGTGTCCACACTGTCCCTTCGCAGCCATCCGCAACCAGGACCTGAAAG ACCACATCAACATCCACACGGGAGAGCGACCGTACAAGTGTACCCAGTGTCTTTACGCCGCGGCTGACCGTTCCACACTGCGGACACACACAAAGAAGCACGACCGGAAAGCCCGCTTTGCCTGTAAACAGTGTGAATTTTCCTGCGCCTGTAAAGCTACGTTGGTCAAACACCTCAAGAAGCATAAAGTGACAAGACCATTCAAA TGTTCGGAGTGTGATTACACAACTAGCAACAAGGCCTGCCTTAAGagacaccaaaaacaacatGACGTAGACACGTTATCATGCAAGATGTGCGACCTTGAATTCAACAAACAACAGGAGCTGATCACCCACATTGCCACCCACATCAAGGAAGACCCtgagcgcccccctccccaacatggCGGCATCAAGACAGATCCAGATGCCCAGGATGACCTTGAAAACCAATTGTCTTTCCAAGATGTATCAGATACAGGGCTGGAAGATGTAGGGTTGCCAGTTGTTAAGCAAGATAAAGATGTACCCAGAATATCACGACAGGTGAAAAAAGAGTAG